From the Halomonas sp. MCCC 1A13316 genome, the window AATCCTTGACACGGCCGCCGCGAATCAGCACGACAGAGTGTTCCTGAAGGTTGTGGCCTTCACCACCGATGTAGGACGATACTTCGAACCCGTTGGTCAGGCGCACACGGCAGACCTTACGCAGGGCCGAGTTCGGCTTCTTCGGGGTAGTGGTGTAGACGCGGGTACACACACCGCGCTTTTGTGGGCAGGCCTGCAGCGCCGGCACGTCGCTCTTGGCGGCGGGGCGCTTGCGCGGCTTGCGCACGAGCTGATTGATCGTTGCCATGTTGTGTAGCTGACTCCAGTGGTTGCCTTGCCTTTTCAGTGGACGCGGGCGCACCCACCCCACTATTAAAGGCTGCGAATTCTAAGGTCTAACGGGGTGAAGCGTCAAGCGCTTGGACGCATCCGCGCGCTTGACGCCCGTCCCGTTTACAGCTCGTCGTCTTCCGAATCGAGGGCGGTGAGCTGAGCGCCCAGCTCCTGCTCGACATCGAAGGCCGACGGATGGAGCAGACGCTCGGTATCATCCCGCTTGCGGCGACGCTCCTGATGGTGAGCCAGACCCGTTCCCGCCGGGATCAGGCGACCGACCACCACATTTTCCTTCAGCCCGCGCAGGTAATCGCGCTTGCCGGTAACCGCCGCTTCGGTCAGCACTCGCGTGGTCTCCTGGAAGGAGGCCGCAGAGATGAACGACTCGGTGGCCAGGCTGGCCTTGGTGATACCCAGCAGCACGCGCTGGTATCTGGCCGGGAATTTCTCGCCCTGCTCCAGACGGGCATTCTCCTCGAGCACCTTGGCCAACTCGACCTGGTCACCCGGAATGAACTCGGAATCGCCGGAGTCGGTGATCTCCACTTTGCGCAGCATCTGACGCACGATCACTTCGATGTGCTTGTCGTTGATGCCCACGCCCTGCAGGCGGTAGACCTCCTGGATCTCGGCGGTAATGTACTTGGCCAGCTCCGCCACTCCCAGCAGCCGCAGGATATCGTGCGGGTTGCTCGGACCGTCGGAGATCACCTCGCCCTTCTCCACCGTCTCGCCTTCGAAGACGGCGATCTGGCGCCATTTCGGAATCAGCGCCTCGAACGGATCGCTACCATCGTCGGGCGTGATCGTCAGGCGACGCTTGCCCTTGGTCTCCTTGCCGAAGCTGATCGTACCGCTGATCTCGGCGAGGATTGCCGGCTCCTTGGGCTTGCGCGCTTCGAACAGGTCGGCCACACGCGGCAGACCACCGGTGATGTCCTTGTTGCCGGACGCCTCGACCGGGATACGCGCGACGATCTCGCCGATACCGATCCGGGCACCATTGTCGACCGAGACGATTGCCTTGCCCGGCAGCAGGTACTGCACCGGCGTATTGGAGCCAGTCACGCTGATCGGCTCGCCGCTCTCGTCGGTGAGCAGGATCATCGGGCGGCTGTCGCGGCCGGCTTGCGGGCGAGCGGCCGACTCGATCACCTCGATCGAGGAGAGGCCGGTCATCTCGTCCACGCTGCGGTGAATGGTGACGCCGTCGACCATGTCGACGTACTGCACCTTGCCCTCCAGCTCGGCAATGATCGGGTGGGTGTGCGGATCCCACTTGGCCACGGCCTGGCCGGCATCCACGGCGTCTCCATCCTTGACGGAGAGCTCGGCACCATAGGGCAGCTTGTAGTACTCGCGCTCGCGGCCATGATCGTCTGCCACCGCTAGCGCACTGGAGCGAGACACCACCACCAGCTTGCCGTCGGCACGCTCGACGAACTTCATGTTGTGCAAGCGTACCTTGCCGCCATGTTTGACCTGGACGCTGTCCACCGCCGAGGCGCGCGATGCCGCACCGCCAATGTGGAAGGTCCGCATGGTCAGCTGGGTACCCGGCTCACCGATCGACTGTGCGGCAATGACACCCACTGCCTCGCCGATGTTGACCTGATGGCCACGAGCCAGGTCGCGACCATAGCACGAGGAACAGACGCCGTGGGTCGACTCACAGGCAATGGCGCTGCGCACCACGATTTCGTCGACGCCCATGGTGTCGAGACGCTCGCACCAGGCTTCGTCGAGCAGGGTGCCCTTCTCGATCAGCACCTCATCGTTGCTGGGGTCGATGACGTCCTGGGCCACCACACGCCCCAGCACACGCTGGGCCAGCGAGACGATGATGTCGCCACCCTCGATCACCGGATGCAGCGTCAGGCCCTGCTCGGTACCGCAGTCGGGCTCGGTGATGACCATGTCCTGGGCCACGTCGACCAGGCGACGGGTCAGATAACCGGAGTTGGCGGTCTTGAGTGCCGTATCCGCCAGGCCCTTCCGCGCCCCGTGGGTCGAGATGAAGTACTGCAGGACGTTCAGGCCTTCGCGGAAGTTGGCCACGATCGGCGTCTCGATGATCGAGCCGTCCGGCTTGGCCATCAGGCCGCGCATGCCCGCCAGCTGGCGGATCTGCGCGGCGCTACCACGTGCACCGGAGTCGGCCATGATGAACACGCTGTTGAACGAGTCCTGCTCCACCTCGTTGCCGTTGCGGTCGACCACGGTCTCCTTGGAGATACCCGTCATCATCGCCTTGGCCACCTTGTCGTTGGCTTTGGACCAGATGTCGATGACCTTGTTGTACTTCTCGCCGGCGGTGACGAGACCGGAGGAGAACTGGTCCTCGATCTCCTTGACCTCGGCCTCGGCGGCGTCGACGATTTCCGTCTTGGCCTCCGGGATGACGAAGTCGTTGACACCGATGGAGGCACCCGACCAGGTCGCCATGCGGAAGCCGGTATACATCAGCTGATCGGCAAAGATCACCGTCGGCTTGAGGCCGGCACGGCGATACACCTCATTGAGCAGCTTCGAGATCGCCTTCTTCTTCATCGGCTGGTCGACCAGCTCGAAGGGCACACCATCGGGCAGGATGCGGAACAGCATGGCACGACCCGCCGTGGTGTCGTAGAGAGTACGGGCGGTAGTCTGCTCGCCGGTTTCTTCGTCGACCAGTGTCTCGGTGAGGCGCACCTTGACACGCGCATGCAGCGACACGCTCTGGGTGCCGAAGGCCCGCTCGACCTCATTGAGGCCGGAGAACACCATGCCCTCGCCCTTGGCGTTGATCTTTTCACGGGTCATGTAGTACAGACCCAGCACCACGTCCTGGGACGGCACGATGATCGGATCACCGTTGGCCGGTGACAGCACGTTGTTGGTGGCCATCATCAGCGCACGCGCCTCGAGCTGGGCTTCCAGGGTCAGCGGCACATGCACCGCCATCTGGTCCCCGTCGAAGTCAGCGTTGTAGGCGGCACACACCAGCGGGTGCAGCTGGATCGCCTTGCCCTCGATCAACAGCGGCTCGAACGCCTGGATGCCCAGACGGTGCAGGGTCGGCGCGCGGTTGAGCAGCACCGGGTGCTCGCGGATGACGTCGGCGAGTATGTCCCATACCTCGGGCAGCTCACGCTCGACCATCTTCTTGGCGGCCTTGATCGTGGACGCGTGGCCCAGCGACTGCAGCTTGGAGTAGATGAACGGCTTGAACAGCTCGAGCGCCATCTTCTTGGGCAGACCGCACTGATGCAGGCGCAGGGTCGGGCCAACGGTAATGACCGAACGGCCGGAGTAGTCGACGCGCTTGCCCAGCAGGTTTTGACGGAACCGCCCCTGCTTGCCCTTGATCATGTCGGCCAGAGATTTCAGCGGACGCTTGTTGGAGCCGGTGATGGCGCGACCGCGACGGCCGTTGTCAAGCAGCGCATCGACCGCCTCCTGCAGCATGCGCTTCTCGTTGCGCACGATGATGTCCGGCGCATTGAGGTCGAGCAGCCGCTTCAGGCGGTTGTTGCGGTTGATTACCCGACGGTACAGGTCGTTGAGGTCGGAGGTCGCGAAACGTCCGCCGTCCAGCGGTACCAGCGGACGCAGGTCCGGCGGCAGCACCGGCAGCACTTCCATGACCATCCACGCCGGATCGTTGCCGGAGTTGAGGAAGGCCTCCAGCAGCTTGAGCCGCTTGGAGAGCTTCTTGATCTTGGTCTCGGAGTTGGTCTGCGGGATTTCCTCGCGCAGGCGATCGACCTCCTCGGAGAGGTCGATGTCCTTGAGCAGTGCCTGGATCGCCTCGGCGCCCATACGGGCATCGAAGTCGTCACCGAACTCCTCTAGGGCTTCGAAGTACTGCTCGTCGTTGAGCAGCTGGCCGCGCTCGAGCGTGGTCATGCCCGGATCGATGACCACGAAGCTCTCGAAGTAGAGCACCCGCTCGATGTCGCGCAGGGTCATGTCGAGG encodes:
- the rpsL gene encoding 30S ribosomal protein S12; this translates as MATINQLVRKPRKRPAAKSDVPALQACPQKRGVCTRVYTTTPKKPNSALRKVCRVRLTNGFEVSSYIGGEGHNLQEHSVVLIRGGRVKDLPGVRYHTVRGALDTSGVQNRKQGRSKYGTKRPKS
- the rpoC gene encoding DNA-directed RNA polymerase subunit beta', translating into MKDLVKVLKSQSQSEEFDAIKISLASPDMIRSWSYGEVKKPETINYRTFKPERDGLFCAKIFGPVKDYECLCGKYKRMKHRGIICEKCGVEVTKAAVRRERMGHIELASPVAHIWFLKSLPSRIGMFLDMTLRDIERVLYFESFVVIDPGMTTLERGQLLNDEQYFEALEEFGDDFDARMGAEAIQALLKDIDLSEEVDRLREEIPQTNSETKIKKLSKRLKLLEAFLNSGNDPAWMVMEVLPVLPPDLRPLVPLDGGRFATSDLNDLYRRVINRNNRLKRLLDLNAPDIIVRNEKRMLQEAVDALLDNGRRGRAITGSNKRPLKSLADMIKGKQGRFRQNLLGKRVDYSGRSVITVGPTLRLHQCGLPKKMALELFKPFIYSKLQSLGHASTIKAAKKMVERELPEVWDILADVIREHPVLLNRAPTLHRLGIQAFEPLLIEGKAIQLHPLVCAAYNADFDGDQMAVHVPLTLEAQLEARALMMATNNVLSPANGDPIIVPSQDVVLGLYYMTREKINAKGEGMVFSGLNEVERAFGTQSVSLHARVKVRLTETLVDEETGEQTTARTLYDTTAGRAMLFRILPDGVPFELVDQPMKKKAISKLLNEVYRRAGLKPTVIFADQLMYTGFRMATWSGASIGVNDFVIPEAKTEIVDAAEAEVKEIEDQFSSGLVTAGEKYNKVIDIWSKANDKVAKAMMTGISKETVVDRNGNEVEQDSFNSVFIMADSGARGSAAQIRQLAGMRGLMAKPDGSIIETPIVANFREGLNVLQYFISTHGARKGLADTALKTANSGYLTRRLVDVAQDMVITEPDCGTEQGLTLHPVIEGGDIIVSLAQRVLGRVVAQDVIDPSNDEVLIEKGTLLDEAWCERLDTMGVDEIVVRSAIACESTHGVCSSCYGRDLARGHQVNIGEAVGVIAAQSIGEPGTQLTMRTFHIGGAASRASAVDSVQVKHGGKVRLHNMKFVERADGKLVVVSRSSALAVADDHGREREYYKLPYGAELSVKDGDAVDAGQAVAKWDPHTHPIIAELEGKVQYVDMVDGVTIHRSVDEMTGLSSIEVIESAARPQAGRDSRPMILLTDESGEPISVTGSNTPVQYLLPGKAIVSVDNGARIGIGEIVARIPVEASGNKDITGGLPRVADLFEARKPKEPAILAEISGTISFGKETKGKRRLTITPDDGSDPFEALIPKWRQIAVFEGETVEKGEVISDGPSNPHDILRLLGVAELAKYITAEIQEVYRLQGVGINDKHIEVIVRQMLRKVEITDSGDSEFIPGDQVELAKVLEENARLEQGEKFPARYQRVLLGITKASLATESFISAASFQETTRVLTEAAVTGKRDYLRGLKENVVVGRLIPAGTGLAHHQERRRKRDDTERLLHPSAFDVEQELGAQLTALDSEDDEL